The Methanococcoides methylutens MM1 genome has a window encoding:
- a CDS encoding DUF89 domain-containing protein, whose amino-acid sequence MKMDPRCTYCLLSRVHYEAQLSTDDEDLIYRTMQAGLDVLKETYKPGVAAGVVSTAIHRKAYEMLDDEDPYVELRKLSNRIAEKVYPYAHSLVYEGSPSDEEMFRRAVLASVIGNFFDFGIMGFDVGEDVFDRTFAEIFRKGLDVDDTSEMFGMLDDVVYVVDNCGEIILDTLVFDIIRKVGGKITLVVRGAPMLTDVTMENVHELELDKKVDRVLTTGSNAVGVCFDEAPAEFIEALENASLIISKGMANYETMSEENFGSIAYLLRTKCEAVAEDMGLEMGCSVAKLVR is encoded by the coding sequence ATGAAAATGGATCCAAGATGTACATATTGCCTTCTCTCAAGGGTACACTATGAAGCACAGCTTTCAACAGATGATGAAGATCTAATATACAGGACGATGCAGGCAGGTCTCGATGTGCTTAAAGAGACCTACAAGCCCGGAGTGGCGGCAGGCGTTGTATCTACTGCGATCCATAGGAAAGCTTATGAGATGCTTGATGATGAGGATCCCTATGTTGAGCTCAGGAAATTAAGCAACAGGATCGCAGAAAAAGTGTATCCTTATGCCCACTCTCTCGTCTATGAGGGATCCCCTTCCGACGAGGAGATGTTCAGGCGGGCCGTACTTGCTTCCGTCATCGGAAACTTCTTTGATTTTGGCATCATGGGATTTGATGTTGGTGAAGATGTCTTTGACAGGACATTTGCGGAAATATTCAGGAAAGGTCTTGATGTGGACGATACCTCCGAGATGTTCGGAATGCTCGATGATGTTGTCTATGTGGTCGATAACTGTGGCGAGATAATCCTTGATACTCTTGTCTTTGATATAATCAGGAAGGTCGGCGGCAAGATCACACTTGTTGTGCGTGGTGCTCCCATGCTTACTGATGTTACTATGGAGAACGTTCATGAGCTTGAGCTTGATAAAAAGGTGGATCGGGTGCTGACCACAGGATCAAATGCAGTAGGTGTCTGCTTTGATGAAGCTCCTGCTGAGTTCATAGAGGCCCTTGAAAATGCAAGCCTCATCATAAGCAAAGGCATGGCCAATTATGAAACGATGTCCGAGGAGAACTTTGGGTCTATTGCATATCTGCTTCGTACAAAATGTGAAGCCGTAGCAGAGGATATGGGTCTTGAGATGGGATGTTCCGTGGCAAAACTTGTCAGGTGA
- a CDS encoding rhomboid family intramembrane serine protease, whose amino-acid sequence MDRNIVISDREDTLDNKCWICGKQEPMMFTCRHCGKTFCSDHRLPERHACEGLERGAGYSSGTSGTSGNYNRTYTGGQSYGPEVDEAIKNMMKDAAKTAAKGAATGAVYRTRSSISTSPSMAIIFICIISFFLELIPGYVELFQLVPSMIFARPWTMITHMFLHGGFGHIFFNMLVLFFFGRELERRIGKDMFLYVYFISGIVAALGYALTSNTGLPMIGASGAIMGVFATLTVLAPEMQVYVYFIPMRIKYALLLFALLDFALIGANDMVAHTAHLSGVLVGLYMGFRIKSSGKQRRRTGYDTRRW is encoded by the coding sequence ATGGATCGAAATATTGTTATTTCTGATCGGGAGGATACATTGGACAATAAATGCTGGATATGTGGCAAACAGGAACCCATGATGTTCACCTGCCGTCATTGCGGAAAAACATTCTGCTCAGACCACCGGCTTCCTGAGAGACACGCCTGCGAGGGTCTTGAACGGGGTGCAGGATATTCCTCAGGGACATCGGGAACTTCAGGTAACTACAACAGGACCTACACAGGCGGCCAGTCATACGGTCCGGAAGTGGATGAGGCAATTAAGAACATGATGAAAGATGCGGCAAAGACTGCTGCAAAAGGAGCTGCTACAGGTGCGGTTTACCGGACAAGGTCATCGATATCGACAAGTCCTTCAATGGCAATAATATTCATCTGCATAATATCATTCTTCCTGGAACTTATACCGGGTTACGTAGAACTATTCCAACTGGTCCCGAGCATGATCTTCGCAAGACCATGGACAATGATCACACATATGTTCCTGCATGGTGGCTTTGGACACATCTTTTTTAACATGCTTGTCTTGTTCTTCTTCGGAAGGGAACTTGAAAGACGCATAGGAAAGGACATGTTCCTCTATGTTTACTTCATATCAGGCATAGTAGCAGCTCTTGGATATGCACTTACCAGCAATACCGGATTACCTATGATCGGAGCCAGTGGTGCCATCATGGGAGTTTTCGCAACGCTCACAGTGTTGGCACCTGAAATGCAGGTCTATGTGTATTTCATACCAATGCGAATCAAGTATGCACTCCTGCTCTTTGCACTACTCGATTTTGCGCTGATAGGAGCAAACGACATGGTCGCCCATACTGCACACCTAAGTGGAGTTCTTGTGGGCCTTTACATGGGATTCAGGATTAAAAGCTCTGGCAAACAGCGCAGGAGAACAGGGTACGATACACGAAGGTGGTGA
- a CDS encoding homocitrate synthase family protein, translating into MSNTDDYSRNELMSFLDMKPLDIEICDVTLRDGEQTPGVAFTKEEKFDLARELDAIGVEVIEAGFPVVSSSEKEIVKEISNLGLDSNICCLARSVISDVDAAIDCDVDIVSIFIAMSDLHLKFKYHKSCADVFSCAMGAIEHAKDHGLKVRFAAEDGTRTDVETLKKAFLAAEEYKVDYVSIADTIGILSPATTHYLVSEIKKVVNTPICIHCHDDLGMATANTLVAAEAGAKQLHTTVNGIGERAGNASLEELLVALRVQHGIDRYDTTKLTAISGKLQEYSGLPIAVNKSVVGKHAFTHESGIHVMAILEEPRTYELFSPEMVGGKRNLIVGKHTGKKALRGIVEDLGYHLDHDELCTLIGKVKNCTEVKKGLSRDRLESLIQMVQLHQE; encoded by the coding sequence ATGTCTAATACTGATGATTATTCCAGAAATGAACTTATGAGCTTCCTCGATATGAAACCCCTTGACATCGAGATATGTGATGTGACCTTAAGGGATGGTGAGCAGACACCTGGTGTAGCTTTCACAAAGGAGGAAAAATTCGATCTTGCACGTGAGCTGGATGCTATAGGTGTTGAGGTCATCGAAGCCGGATTTCCTGTTGTCTCCAGTTCTGAGAAAGAGATTGTTAAAGAGATTAGCAATCTGGGACTGGATTCGAATATCTGTTGTCTTGCACGCTCTGTCATAAGTGATGTTGATGCAGCAATAGATTGTGATGTTGATATTGTCAGTATCTTTATTGCAATGTCAGACCTTCATTTGAAGTTCAAGTACCATAAGAGCTGTGCAGATGTTTTCAGTTGTGCAATGGGTGCTATCGAACATGCAAAGGACCATGGCCTTAAGGTGAGGTTCGCAGCGGAGGACGGTACCCGGACTGACGTGGAAACTCTCAAAAAAGCGTTCCTCGCAGCAGAGGAATATAAAGTTGATTACGTAAGCATTGCAGACACAATTGGTATTTTAAGTCCTGCAACTACTCATTATCTGGTATCTGAGATCAAGAAGGTCGTCAATACTCCGATCTGTATCCACTGCCACGATGATCTGGGGATGGCAACCGCAAATACCCTTGTAGCTGCAGAGGCTGGAGCAAAGCAACTTCATACCACGGTCAATGGAATTGGTGAAAGGGCAGGTAATGCTTCTCTTGAAGAGCTTCTGGTTGCTTTAAGGGTACAGCATGGTATTGACAGGTATGATACCACAAAACTGACTGCAATTTCAGGTAAGCTTCAGGAATATTCCGGATTACCTATTGCTGTGAACAAGTCAGTAGTTGGCAAGCATGCTTTCACTCACGAGTCTGGCATTCATGTAATGGCGATCCTTGAAGAGCCACGTACCTATGAGCTTTTCAGTCCTGAGATGGTTGGTGGGAAGCGTAACCTGATAGTAGGCAAACACACTGGAAAGAAGGCCCTCAGGGGAATTGTGGAGGATCTTGGTTATCATCTGGACCACGATGAGCTTTGCACTCTCATTGGAAAAGTAAAGAACTGTACGGAAGTCAAAAAAGGCTTATCTCGTGATAGGCTTGAGTCTCTTATACAGATGGTGCAGTTGCATCAGGAATAA
- the cdhA gene encoding CO dehydrogenase/acetyl-CoA synthase complex subunit alpha, producing the protein MSELTTGSFSIDDLENVQITINNIVGAIEKEAESSDVEMGPTVKPGVSSLRDWDHNVLDRYNAVYTPMCDQCCYCTFGPCDLSGNKEGACGIDLAGHNAREFMLRVITGAAAHSGHGRHLLHHLIGLYGKDHPLDVGATNIIAPNVQLVTGVQPKTLGDLDDVLSYVEEQITQLLAAVHMGQEGAAIDFESKALHGGMIDHVGMEISDIAQISCLEFPKADEEPPLADIGMGCIDSSKPTLIVIGHNVAAITDIIDYMDEKGLNETMELGGLCCTALDMTRYKAEDRTAPQAKIVGTLAKELKTIRSGIPDVIVVDEQCIRADVLEEASRLMIPVITTNDKVMYGLKDRSNDDIEDIIEDLTTGKEKGALMFDYEKLGELAPRLTIMMSEIRKQKGIKALPEEGDLKAIADTCVHCGACEVACPDSLPISEAFTRLSEGDLTKFEWIHDKCIACGRCEYACPKDIDVVDVIEKCSQSLISEEVGKVRAGRGPISDPEIREEGVNLVLGTTPGIVALVGCSNYPDGTKDLYTIADEMLRRNYIVVVSGCSAMDLGMYKNEDGLTLYEQYPSRFRSGGLMNTGSCVSNSHITGAVIKVAAIFAQKNISGNYEEIADYTLNRVGAVGVAWGAYSQKAASIGTGCNRLGVPVILGPHGSKYRRALISKPYEEDKWNVFDARDGSEMKIPAAPDYLLTTAETVEEMMPMLAKSCIRPSDNNMGRMIKLTHYIELTQKYLGVMPDDWHKFVRTETDLPLAKREDLLKILEAEHGWEIDWKRKKILSGPAMKSDVSAQPTNLKRLCKEA; encoded by the coding sequence ATGAGTGAGCTAACTACAGGTAGTTTTTCTATCGACGACCTCGAAAATGTTCAGATCACCATCAACAACATTGTAGGTGCTATTGAAAAAGAAGCAGAAAGCAGTGATGTTGAGATGGGGCCAACAGTTAAGCCCGGAGTCTCATCACTAAGAGATTGGGATCACAATGTTCTTGACAGGTACAACGCCGTCTACACTCCAATGTGTGACCAGTGCTGTTACTGTACTTTCGGACCATGTGATCTTAGCGGTAACAAAGAAGGAGCTTGTGGTATAGACCTTGCAGGTCATAATGCACGTGAGTTCATGCTTCGTGTCATCACAGGTGCAGCAGCACACTCCGGACACGGAAGACACCTTCTTCATCACCTGATCGGCCTTTATGGCAAGGATCACCCACTTGATGTTGGTGCTACTAATATCATTGCTCCAAACGTCCAGCTTGTTACAGGTGTCCAGCCAAAGACACTTGGTGACCTTGATGATGTTCTCAGTTATGTTGAAGAACAGATCACACAGTTGCTTGCAGCCGTCCACATGGGTCAGGAAGGAGCAGCTATTGATTTCGAATCAAAGGCGCTTCATGGCGGTATGATCGACCATGTTGGTATGGAGATCTCAGATATCGCACAGATATCCTGTCTTGAGTTCCCTAAGGCAGATGAGGAACCACCTCTTGCTGATATCGGAATGGGTTGCATTGATTCATCCAAGCCAACACTGATCGTTATCGGACACAATGTTGCAGCGATCACTGACATCATTGATTACATGGATGAGAAAGGTCTCAATGAAACGATGGAGCTTGGAGGTCTGTGTTGTACTGCACTTGACATGACCCGTTACAAGGCAGAGGACAGGACAGCTCCACAGGCAAAGATCGTCGGTACCCTTGCAAAGGAACTGAAGACCATCAGGTCCGGAATTCCTGATGTTATCGTCGTTGATGAGCAGTGTATCCGTGCTGATGTTCTTGAAGAGGCAAGCAGACTCATGATCCCTGTCATCACTACCAATGATAAGGTCATGTACGGACTTAAGGACCGTTCCAATGATGATATCGAAGACATTATTGAAGACCTTACTACCGGAAAGGAAAAGGGTGCACTCATGTTTGATTACGAGAAGCTCGGAGAACTTGCACCACGTCTCACAATAATGATGTCCGAGATCAGGAAACAGAAAGGCATTAAGGCACTTCCGGAAGAAGGGGACCTTAAGGCAATTGCAGACACCTGTGTTCACTGTGGTGCCTGTGAAGTTGCATGTCCTGACAGCCTTCCTATCAGTGAGGCATTTACTCGCCTTAGTGAAGGTGACCTGACAAAGTTCGAGTGGATCCATGACAAATGTATTGCATGTGGCCGTTGCGAATATGCATGTCCTAAGGACATCGATGTCGTTGACGTCATCGAGAAATGCTCACAGAGCCTGATTAGTGAGGAAGTCGGAAAGGTCCGTGCAGGAAGAGGACCTATCAGTGATCCTGAGATCAGGGAAGAAGGTGTCAACCTTGTTCTTGGTACCACCCCTGGTATCGTTGCACTGGTCGGATGTTCTAACTATCCTGATGGAACAAAAGATCTCTACACAATTGCAGATGAGATGCTCAGAAGGAACTACATCGTTGTTGTTTCCGGTTGTTCAGCAATGGACCTCGGTATGTACAAGAACGAGGATGGCCTCACACTTTATGAACAGTATCCATCAAGGTTCAGGAGCGGTGGCCTGATGAACACCGGTTCATGTGTTTCCAACTCACACATCACAGGTGCGGTTATCAAGGTCGCAGCAATCTTCGCACAGAAGAATATCTCCGGTAACTACGAGGAGATCGCAGATTACACACTCAACCGTGTTGGTGCTGTTGGTGTTGCATGGGGTGCATATTCCCAGAAAGCAGCTTCCATCGGAACAGGCTGCAACAGACTTGGTGTCCCTGTAATCCTCGGTCCTCATGGTTCAAAGTACCGCAGGGCACTTATTTCAAAGCCATATGAGGAAGATAAATGGAATGTCTTCGATGCAAGGGATGGAAGCGAGATGAAGATCCCGGCAGCTCCGGACTATCTGCTTACCACCGCTGAGACCGTTGAGGAAATGATGCCAATGCTCGCAAAGAGCTGTATCCGCCCAAGTGACAACAACATGGGAAGGATGATCAAGCTGACACATTACATCGAGCTTACCCAGAAATATCTCGGCGTCATGCCCGATGACTGGCATAAGTTCGTCAGGACCGAGACAGACCTTCCGCTTGCAAAGCGTGAAGATCTTCTGAAGATCCTGGAAGCAGAGCACGGATGGGAAATTGACTGGAAGAGAAAGAAGATCCTTTCCGGACCAGCAATGAAATCCGATGTTTCAGCACAGCCAACCAACCTCAAGAGACTTTGCAAGGAGGCTTAA
- a CDS encoding TIGR00288 family NYN domain-containing protein yields MQNVKTGFNSIVKYLSTKKETDRRRIGLLVDGPNVLRKEFNVNLEEIRDVLKEYGNVKIGRVFLNQYASDKLVEAIENNGFEPIICSSDVDVRLAVEGMELVYNPTIDTIALVTRDADFKPLLTKANEHGKETIIFGVEPGFSTALRNSSDYVVILENNQMNYYEEEENERSHVLRTSTSI; encoded by the coding sequence ATGCAGAACGTTAAAACTGGATTCAATTCCATTGTCAAGTATCTTAGTACAAAAAAGGAAACCGACAGGAGACGCATAGGACTCCTTGTTGACGGCCCTAACGTACTGCGAAAAGAGTTTAATGTAAACCTTGAAGAGATACGTGATGTATTAAAGGAATATGGCAATGTAAAGATAGGAAGGGTTTTCCTGAACCAGTATGCATCCGATAAACTGGTAGAAGCAATCGAGAACAATGGCTTTGAACCTATAATTTGCTCCAGTGATGTTGATGTTCGTCTTGCAGTGGAAGGAATGGAACTGGTATACAATCCAACAATTGACACAATTGCACTGGTCACAAGAGATGCTGATTTTAAGCCACTTCTGACCAAGGCCAACGAACATGGCAAAGAGACCATAATCTTTGGTGTTGAACCCGGATTCTCAACAGCTCTGCGTAACTCTTCAGATTATGTTGTAATACTTGAGAACAACCAGATGAACTATTATGAAGAGGAAGAGAACGAAAGGTCACATGTTCTCAGGACATCCACTTCAATTTGA
- a CDS encoding corrinoid protein, with the protein MGNQELFDKLRDAIVNQDINGCPAATQEALDAGISAFDIINEGLAPGMKIVGDNFEAATIYLPQIMMSAKAMNAAMEILEPILAEEKGDDEGVGTAVTFVQEGDIHDIGHRLVTTMLGANGFDIIDLGTDIPNEDVVEAIAKNKGKKMILVGSALMTTSMLGQKDVVRLLEEENLRGEVKIMFGGAPVTDEWIEECGADGTAENAADAARVALKLMSA; encoded by the coding sequence ATGGGAAATCAGGAACTTTTTGACAAACTTAGAGATGCAATAGTAAACCAGGACATTAACGGTTGCCCAGCAGCAACCCAGGAAGCACTCGATGCAGGAATCTCTGCTTTCGACATAATCAACGAAGGATTAGCACCAGGCATGAAGATCGTCGGTGACAACTTCGAAGCAGCAACAATCTACCTTCCACAGATCATGATGTCTGCAAAGGCAATGAACGCTGCAATGGAAATCCTTGAGCCAATCCTCGCAGAAGAGAAAGGTGACGACGAAGGTGTCGGAACAGCTGTAACATTCGTACAGGAAGGAGATATTCACGATATCGGCCACCGTCTTGTTACAACAATGCTCGGTGCAAACGGATTTGACATCATCGACCTCGGAACAGACATTCCAAACGAGGACGTTGTTGAAGCAATTGCAAAGAACAAGGGTAAGAAGATGATCCTTGTAGGTTCTGCACTTATGACAACCTCAATGCTTGGCCAGAAGGACGTAGTAAGGTTACTCGAAGAAGAGAACCTCAGAGGCGAAGTCAAGATCATGTTCGGTGGCGCACCTGTCACAGACGAATGGATCGAAGAATGTGGCGCAGACGGCACAGCCGAAAACGCAGCAGATGCAGCTAGAGTAGCACTTAAGCTTATGAGCGCATAA
- a CDS encoding helix-turn-helix domain-containing protein, with product MVKTEMIPIQKKLTHKELNKRIRYIETLIKVLDRLYFIRYRYMGDSVEEAAKKVGVTKKVAYVWQKRWNKDGYAGLLPRHGGGRPSKLSEEQRDDLRLYLRLHKDVKTSQVAALIKEKFGVEYSLKQVRIILKSLD from the coding sequence ATGGTAAAAACAGAAATGATTCCAATTCAAAAAAAATTGACTCACAAGGAATTGAATAAAAGAATCCGGTATATTGAAACACTGATCAAGGTTCTTGATCGTTTGTACTTTATTCGTTACAGGTATATGGGCGATTCTGTCGAGGAAGCTGCAAAGAAGGTTGGTGTTACAAAAAAGGTAGCTTATGTGTGGCAAAAACGGTGGAATAAGGATGGTTATGCAGGTTTGCTACCCAGGCACGGAGGGGGTCGTCCTTCTAAACTCAGTGAGGAGCAGAGGGATGACCTCCGGTTATATCTGAGGTTGCATAAGGATGTTAAAACTTCCCAGGTTGCAGCTCTGATCAAGGAGAAATTTGGTGTGGAGTACTCACTAAAACAAGTAAGAATTATTCTTAAATCATTGGATTAA
- a CDS encoding NAD(+)/NADH kinase, with product MTIKKIGIVSRCDHEDALDMVRDIVEHFKSQVDIAVTSNTADPLDLQDVEVIAIEEMRDKGVELLISVGGDGTVLRTIARMDDPLPILGINMGTLGFLVDVNPADAIKAIGEALQGFKYTERSRLNVKLNGEKIPPATNEVVLTTARPAKILTFRITIDDREVEDVRADGVVIATPTGSTAYAMSAGGPIIDPNVNATLIVPLAPFKLSSRPWVVPADSLIKVEMIIPEKEAALVVDGQYTHTIQENDVVTLTRSNFPARFVETSASGFYERVQSKLR from the coding sequence ATGACCATCAAAAAGATCGGGATCGTATCAAGATGTGACCATGAGGATGCACTTGATATGGTCCGGGATATCGTTGAACATTTCAAGTCTCAGGTCGATATTGCTGTTACTTCTAACACAGCTGACCCCCTGGACCTGCAGGATGTGGAGGTCATCGCTATAGAAGAGATGAGGGACAAAGGCGTTGAACTTCTTATCTCGGTGGGCGGCGATGGTACTGTACTTCGCACTATTGCCCGTATGGATGATCCGCTTCCGATATTGGGAATAAACATGGGAACTCTTGGATTCCTTGTTGATGTGAATCCTGCGGATGCTATTAAGGCCATCGGGGAAGCTCTGCAGGGGTTCAAGTATACGGAACGTTCCAGGCTTAACGTTAAACTTAACGGGGAAAAGATACCTCCGGCAACCAATGAGGTCGTGCTTACAACTGCAAGGCCTGCAAAGATACTGACCTTCAGGATCACTATCGATGACCGGGAAGTGGAGGATGTCCGTGCTGATGGTGTTGTTATCGCAACCCCTACCGGCTCGACTGCTTATGCAATGAGCGCAGGAGGGCCGATCATCGACCCGAATGTCAATGCTACTTTGATCGTACCTCTGGCACCGTTCAAGTTGTCCTCAAGGCCTTGGGTAGTACCTGCAGACAGTCTTATCAAGGTCGAGATGATAATTCCGGAAAAGGAAGCGGCGCTTGTTGTCGATGGCCAGTACACTCATACTATACAGGAAAATGATGTTGTCACATTGACAAGGTCTAATTTCCCTGCAAGGTTTGTGGAAACCTCTGCAAGCGGTTTCTATGAGAGGGTGCAGAGCAAGCTCAGGTAA
- a CDS encoding bifunctional fructose-bisphosphatase/inositol-phosphate phosphatase, whose protein sequence is MISFPEALEFCDRLADAASKAISELVDTSEAFETVYVGADGTDTKLIDDVSEQAILDVLREDGRSMRILTEEFGEVKLGEDPEFSIVLDPLDGTYNVANGIPVYSISIAIGEPDVSSFYFGYVRNLANGDTFHAGLGNGAYFNGKKITPSGNSVLHSFCVSLYGYRRHVERTVSLCKAVRRIRIFGSVALELCYVAAGRTDAFVDVRGSLRLVDVAAGKLIIEEAGGKVTDGEGGPLKLKGSVINPFYMVASNGHAHSDILKLIRR, encoded by the coding sequence ATGATATCCTTCCCGGAGGCACTGGAATTCTGCGACCGTCTCGCAGATGCAGCTTCAAAAGCGATCTCTGAGCTTGTAGATACTTCTGAGGCCTTCGAAACGGTCTATGTGGGTGCCGATGGTACGGACACCAAGCTTATTGATGATGTTTCTGAACAGGCTATTCTTGATGTCCTTCGTGAAGATGGCCGCTCCATGAGGATCCTCACTGAGGAGTTCGGAGAGGTCAAACTGGGCGAGGATCCTGAATTTTCCATCGTTCTGGATCCGCTTGATGGTACCTATAATGTGGCCAACGGTATTCCTGTTTACAGTATTTCCATTGCAATTGGCGAACCGGACGTATCCTCTTTTTATTTTGGATATGTGAGAAACCTTGCAAATGGTGATACATTCCATGCAGGGCTGGGGAATGGTGCATATTTCAATGGTAAAAAGATCACTCCTTCCGGAAATTCTGTGCTGCATAGTTTCTGTGTGAGCCTGTATGGATATCGCAGGCATGTGGAACGGACAGTGAGCCTTTGCAAGGCTGTTAGAAGGATCCGGATATTTGGAAGTGTGGCCCTTGAACTATGTTATGTGGCAGCAGGCCGGACCGATGCATTCGTTGATGTACGCGGCTCCCTGCGTCTTGTGGATGTTGCCGCCGGTAAATTGATCATAGAAGAAGCCGGAGGTAAAGTTACTGATGGTGAGGGTGGGCCGCTTAAATTAAAGGGCAGTGTGATAAATCCATTTTATATGGTAGCTTCGAACGGACATGCGCATTCTGATATATTGAAGCTTATTAGGAGGTAA
- a CDS encoding type II glyceraldehyde-3-phosphate dehydrogenase, producing the protein MTKAKVAINGYGTIGKRVADAVMLQDDMEIIGIAKTRPNFETVMAQDKGYPVYTLADRVGSMEEAGIEVAGTVEEMVEAADVVVDCTPGKVGVTNKELYEKAGIKAIWQGGEAHELAGCSFNAETNYEEALGKDFVRVVSCNTTGLCRVLSPLNNEFGVKKARITLMRRSADPNDIKHGPINAIVPNPIKLPSHHGPDVKTVIPGIDVATTAVKLPTTLMHLHTINLELEKECTAEDVESILAEQSRVRFVGQGITSTAEIMELAKDLGRPRGDMWENCVWNESITMYEGELYFFQAIHQESDVIPENVDAIRAMMELESDGQKSIAETNAKMGI; encoded by the coding sequence ATGACTAAAGCTAAAGTTGCAATAAACGGATACGGAACCATTGGTAAAAGAGTTGCAGATGCTGTGATGCTTCAGGACGACATGGAGATCATAGGTATTGCAAAGACCCGCCCTAACTTCGAGACCGTAATGGCACAGGATAAGGGATATCCTGTCTATACTCTTGCTGACAGGGTCGGCTCCATGGAGGAAGCTGGCATTGAAGTTGCAGGTACTGTTGAGGAAATGGTCGAAGCAGCCGATGTTGTGGTTGACTGTACGCCAGGTAAAGTCGGTGTTACCAACAAGGAACTTTATGAAAAGGCAGGTATCAAGGCCATCTGGCAGGGCGGTGAGGCACACGAGCTTGCAGGTTGCTCCTTCAACGCTGAGACCAACTATGAAGAGGCCCTTGGAAAGGACTTCGTCAGGGTAGTTTCCTGTAACACAACCGGACTTTGCCGTGTCCTTTCACCACTTAACAATGAGTTTGGAGTGAAGAAGGCACGCATAACCCTTATGAGAAGATCTGCTGACCCAAATGACATCAAGCACGGTCCTATCAATGCGATCGTCCCGAACCCCATCAAGTTGCCATCACACCACGGTCCTGATGTGAAGACCGTCATACCTGGCATTGACGTTGCAACAACAGCCGTCAAACTCCCTACAACATTGATGCACCTGCACACCATCAACCTTGAGCTTGAGAAGGAATGCACTGCGGAAGATGTAGAGAGCATTCTTGCAGAGCAGAGCCGAGTAAGGTTCGTCGGACAGGGCATAACATCCACCGCTGAGATCATGGAGCTCGCAAAGGACCTTGGAAGGCCAAGGGGCGACATGTGGGAGAACTGCGTGTGGAACGAATCCATCACAATGTATGAAGGAGAACTTTACTTCTTCCAGGCCATTCACCAGGAATCAGATGTCATACCTGAAAATGTGGATGCCATTCGTGCAATGATGGAGCTTGAGAGCGACGGACAGAAGTCCATTGCTGAAACGAACGCTAAGATGGGCATCTGA
- a CDS encoding CooT family nickel-binding protein, whose amino-acid sequence MCELNAIVVKGDERELVMESVTKMLVDGDSIELTGIFGEKTIIFGTIKEVDFSKGETIIIGN is encoded by the coding sequence ATGTGCGAACTGAATGCAATAGTTGTCAAAGGCGATGAAAGGGAATTGGTGATGGAATCCGTCACAAAGATGTTGGTTGATGGTGATTCCATAGAGCTTACGGGGATATTTGGGGAAAAGACGATCATCTTCGGTACAATAAAAGAGGTCGATTTTTCAAAAGGGGAAACTATAATTATTGGAAATTAA
- the cdhB gene encoding CO dehydrogenase/acetyl-CoA synthase complex subunit epsilon yields the protein MVDVIKNTQMHCTYGCKTSKAVQPNVAGKMISKAKRPLLIVGSQVLKDEELLKRTIEIAKKADLPVAATGHSISGMVDSGVNAKYINVHSLATYLCDPNWKGLDGEGQYDTVIMLGHIKYYVNQVLSGLKSFSNLKTISIERFYIQNATMSFGNITPEVHVEALDELIENL from the coding sequence ATGGTAGATGTTATCAAGAACACCCAGATGCACTGCACATACGGTTGCAAGACCTCAAAGGCAGTGCAGCCAAATGTCGCTGGAAAGATGATCTCAAAAGCAAAACGTCCTCTTCTTATTGTAGGATCCCAGGTCCTTAAGGATGAAGAGCTGTTGAAGCGTACCATCGAGATCGCAAAGAAAGCAGATTTGCCGGTAGCAGCTACCGGCCATTCTATTAGTGGAATGGTTGATTCAGGTGTCAATGCAAAATACATCAATGTGCATTCACTGGCAACATATCTTTGTGATCCTAACTGGAAGGGACTCGATGGCGAAGGTCAGTATGATACCGTAATTATGCTGGGACATATCAAATACTATGTCAACCAGGTACTCTCCGGTCTCAAGAGCTTTTCCAATCTCAAGACCATTTCAATTGAAAGGTTTTACATTCAGAATGCGACCATGTCCTTCGGGAACATCACTCCTGAAGTACACGTTGAAGCACTGGATGAATTGATCGAGAATCTCTAA